The following proteins are encoded in a genomic region of Acipenser ruthenus chromosome 4, fAciRut3.2 maternal haplotype, whole genome shotgun sequence:
- the LOC117400136 gene encoding magnesium transporter MRS2 homolog, mitochondrial-like, whose product MEGYFRIIRTLYGTLENKAGSLAALHSSLCVKCGNVLGRSNYYPFNKIRTFTAQHSRAGRQCQTLLLVDSAIFCRQRVTDTSQTALANVVPVFAVIKFDKEGNVTSFERKKTELYQELSLQARDLRFQHLTSITTRNNKIILRMEFLKAVISPDYLLILDYRNLNLERWLFRDLASQIAGDGQLVTYSLPFEFRAIEAILQHRIDNLHARLHELQPKILETLESLVDPKMLSVDRSKLHVLLQNSKNLSELETDIKVFKESLLEILDEEELIEELCLTKWTDPQVFEESSLGIDHAEEMEQLLENYYRQAEDLANTARELKVLIDDSESVIFINLDSHRNVMMRLNLQLTMGTFSISLFGLMGVAFGMNLESSFEEDPMVFWLVTGLMFLGSGLIWRRLLSFLGQHLKPASPPPMPPIWKKGQLSCLRGSDTKTGLRTEYFPSSKNPLMNHK is encoded by the exons ATGGAGGGTTATTTTAGAATAATAAGGACCCTTTATGGGACATTGGAGAATAAAGCCGGCAGTTTAGCTGCACTACATTCTTCACTTTGTGTGAAATGTGGAAATGTTCTTGGTCGTTCAAATTACTACCCCTTCAACAAAATAAGAACGTTTACTGCACAACACTCGAGGGCGGGACGTCAGTGTCAGACACTGTTACTGGTGGATTCAG CAATTTTTTGTCGTCAGAGAGTGACCGATACTTCACAGACTGCTCTAGCTAATGTGGTTCCAGTATTTGCTGTG attAAATTTGACAAAGAGGGGAATGTGACTTCATTTG AGCGAAAGAAGACTGAATTGTACCAAGAACTGAGCCTCCAAGCTCGTGATTTACGATTCCAGCATTTAACAAGTATAACCACCAGAAATAATAAAATCATTCTGAGGATGGAG TTTCTAAAGGCTGTGATTTCCCCGGATTACCTTTTGATCCTGGATTATCGAAACCTGAACCTGGAGCGCTGGCTCTTCAGAGACCTGGCTTCCCAGATTGCTGGAGATGGGCAGCTTGTCACTTACTCCTTACCGTTTGAGTTTAGAGCCATAGAAGCCATACTTCAACACAGG ATTGATAACCTTCATGCTCGGCTACATGAGCTACAGCCAAAGATACTTGAAACCCTGGAATCGCTTGTGGATCCCAAAATGTTATCGGTTGATAGGAGCAAACTGCACGTTTTACTACAGAACAGTAAGAA CCTATCTGAGCTGGAGACTGATATCAAAGTTTTTAAGGAGTCTCTGTTGGAGATTCTGGATGAAGAGGAGTTAATAGAAGAACTGTGTCTCACAAAGTGGACTGATCCTCAAGTTTT TGAGGAGAGCAGCTTGGGAATAGATCATGCAGAGGAAATGGAGCAGCTTCTGGAGAATTATTACAGACAGGCCGAGGATCTAGCAAATACAGCCCGAGAACTGAAAGTGCTCATCGATGACTCTGAAAGCGTCATCTTTATTAATCTGGACAG CCACCGCAATGTTATGATGAGACTTAATCTTCAGCTGACGATGGGGACCTTTTCTATTTCCTTGTTTGGACTGATGGGAGTTGCATTTGGTATGAATCTGGAGTCCTCCTTTGAAGAG GATCCAATGGTCTTCTGGCTGGTCACAGGATTAATGTTTTTAGGAAGTGGGCTTATCTGGAGGCGCCTTCTTTCCTTCTTAGGACAGCACCTTAAGCCTGCCTCCCCACCACCG ATGCCTCCCATATGGAAGAAGGGTCAGCTAAGCTGCTTGAGAGGGTCGGACACAAAAACTGGACTGAGAACAGAATATTTTCCTTCAAGCAAGAATCCTCTCATGAATCACAAATAG